In Euphorbia lathyris chromosome 10, ddEupLath1.1, whole genome shotgun sequence, the DNA window aacgcaggtgcaacttatcagaggatgatgaacaagatattcgcagatagtaaaatgggtaattattctgtctatgtagatgatatgatcatcaaaagtacgaccgtagaaaagcatgcagatgatataaaggaggtactgggcgtactccgacgccacaacattaagttaaacccagagaagtgcactttcggggcaacatatggaaaattcttagggttcatgatcagcgaaaaaggagttagcccaaacccTGACAAAGTTAAGGCAGTCCTAGAAATGAAAGCGCCGCGGAATATCAGAgaggtacaacgccttaacgggcgtatcatagccttgggcaggtttatctcctgttgggctcgcagatgccagcccttttacgaagtcatcaagaagcaaaaggcattcgagtggaatgaggattgtcaaagagccttcgaaggaatcaagcggttcctcacagagccacctatgatgagtcgacctttgaagggagaagacctctacatgtatgtatcggtcacggacaaagccgtatgcacggtcatgatacgagaagaggatggccagcagtttccgatttattacgtgagcaaggttctgaaagacgccgaaaccaggtattcaaagcttgataaaatggcactggctgttgtaaccacagcaatccgccttaggccatattttcaggcgcatactgtagtggtgcgaacaaatataccaatgagaaaggtgttgcagaaaccagacacttcgggaagactgatggaatgggcaatccgcctgggcgaattcgatgtgaggtatgaaagcaggtcagctttaaaaagtcaggtcctggcggacttcgtgaatgaattcactgacgaagggatagatcatcccaagcctctgatagaggaatggtcaatgtacaccgatggcgcctcctcggcggatggagctggcgtaggcgttgtgatcaagggtccccaatacataaaattacgatacgcagcaaaattaaatttccatgccactaatcatgctgctgaatatgaagctctgatattgggattacgcctactcaaagaaatcactccggggcggatcgtgatctatagcgactctaaactaatggtcaaccaggtaatcaagaattacgaggtgaaagacgaggttctggccaaatatgtagcggaagtcaaaaagttgctggatcaccttgaagctaaggaaactaaatgggaactgattcacgtaccaagggagtccaacacagaggcaGATCATTTGGCTAAAATGGCCTCctgtgaggagaactggacggatccggattgtcccttcgaagttaaaatagctccagcattCGCCTCAGAGGAAGTTTCTCTACTTACAACAGTGGAGGATGATTGGAGAtcagtcatccgccaatatctgctgaAGGGAACCTTACCTGAGGACAAAGAAGAGGCACGACGGATAGTTAGGAGAGCTGCTTATTTCTCCGTGATCAATGACTGCCTTTACAGAaagtcctttagtcatccttggttgaagtgcattctaccggaagaaggacaacaaatcctcaaggagctacatgagggatcatgtggggcacatgaagcatccgccgccatcttgaaaaagtccaggttagcaggtttctactggcccacggctgaattggatgcccaaaaattggtagagtcttgtcacaattgtcagattcatgcgaatgaatcacatactgccaaacacaTTCAGAGGCCAATCCTGGAAGGACGTCctttcgccctctggggaatagacattgtaGGCCCATTTCCTCCGACTCGCCGGTAAagaaggtacgtggtagtggcagtggaccatttcaccaaatggggtagaggccgaagctgtttcctccattactgcagaacgaatggtggaattcgtcaaagacaacatcgtaggaagatacggtgttccacataccatcatcaccgataatggaacgcaGTTCAACTGTGACGAattcaaagctttctgtgaagggttgggcatcctaaacagattcgcctccgtttattatccccagtccaacgggatgactgaagttaccaatcggacgatagtaaaagggataaaaaaagagattaggagagcatgataagaagtgggcggaccaGCTGACAAGTGTTCTATGGGCCTACCGCACTACCCCAAGGACGGCCACAGGGGAAACGCCATTTGCCCTTTCTCACGGTGTTGAGGCTGTAATTccagttgaaatacaagtccccagtgatcgagtggctttttattgtgaagaagACAATGGTAAACAGCTAAGAGAACATCTGGATCAAATAGAGGATCGCAGGgatcaatcctatgtacgcatggcggcttataaacagcggattgcagcttaccatgataaaaatgccaagcttgtgaatgtgggtgatcttgtgctccgtaaagctgataaagtccaatctcgagaaggcaagggcaagttagggctcaactggacagGTCCGTATCAGATAGTAGAGAAGATTGGATCCGCCACATTTAAGAtacaggacatggagggcaatacactaccacgcacgtggaacctccaaaatctccgcaaatactttgtcagaaaatgaagtgtatacacggtcttgagtactctttttcctttaataagctttttcccatgtggtttttcttattaaaggttttaacgaggctcacttataagacctacttgctgtaataaggcatttctcccattaataaacatcatttgttctattatctatgttctttttatcgtttactgcagcaatatcaatattccagtacTAAAAAGAGGggaggcatccaacgctctccacatttgcAATGTATCGCTATACATAAGAGGgtcaatcttatgggcggatccgtctctaggcggatcccaatctccaatagagttaaaacgatccttggacgcaaggtctttacactctcttatccttcccagagaaggattcacaagtcctacgggcggatcacttcacctcaaaaaTAGGTAGCAAAGtgatcccctgggcagctttacttcctctcaaaggaataaaacagcttctaaaccttcacaaaggttcatacaatggagtatggttggccacctactccaacacaaatcctagatgcctatacatttccttacgcaaacgtaaaggtaaaataacatagcttccgcaaaaggattaaaacaaatcGTACTTAAAAGCGTTTTTACAATgacacaaataaaaacaaactaagtaacaatgggagcatcctccttcgCGGCTTGCTTGCTCATGGCGCTTGCTTGGTGATCAAGGGGAAGAGTCTGATCAGGAATCGATCCTTCACCCGCCTCAGGGGGCACCTCCTCAACCTCATCCAATGTGACAGTAGTGGACGGCTTGGTTTCCTCCATaggccccttcatccatctccgaacgtaatcacggaggtactccttagcgtCTGGCATTTTATTAAACTTCGCCACatcttctggttcggggacaGCGAACTGCGGATCCGTGAAGTtagtctcaggatgcgccaaggagaagtacgccataagcatctcgccatAATAGAAAGCCTGCACACCcgccgtgtattcagcttctccaagggcgtcttcatggcttttggcatcagaggcaatctttgcctttaaaTTCTTAATCTCCTCATCCCTGAGAAATAAAGCGGCAGTGGCAGAGGCAAGGTTTGCATTCGCCGAAGCGAGACCTGCATTAAGAGAAGCGATGGAGGAATTGGCTTCCgctatctctttctctaacCTCTCGATAGTTGCCTTGtccgccacattctgaaggagCTCATTTTCCAGGGTACGAAGGCGAGCATACAACTGTCAAAGAACAAACAATTCAATCAAAAGGCAGAAGGATTAAGGAGCCAATACTATCTACATCCTTTCTAAAGAAACTCACCGAAAGGAGCTCCGTCTTCCCTTTTTGAACATGAATTGAACCAGGAGTCTGGTTATAGTTCCTCTGCACCTCACCCACttgacccaaggcctcatccagatcattTAGGATGGTTTCATTCTCAAAAGAACCTTGGGCTCCCAATTTGGTGGACCAATATCCaccaatatcgggcttcgccgTCTACACAAACATGAAAGAGTCAGAGCTCTGGTCAGAGCTTGATAAACAAATGGAAATCAAAGGTAACCTAcctgagcaatttctccaacaggcctggcggacctcatggcatccgctATAAGCTTGGGAACCCTAGTGGTGTTAGGTTTCCTCTTCTTCAACGGCGGCTCAACCACCGTTTCCGCAGGACGTTTGCCAGTAATAGTCTGAGGATTCACCGCTTGATCTTTCTtgcgtgcttcagcctccaAAAACTTTCTAcgtgtctctgcaagagcgtgattggccttagataaacccctgccaaagaaaacattaaaataatcaaggttcatgaagaaatgaaaggtaccttggtcaaattgcgtaatctttgagtaaatgaattgatccccttcccgacgaatcaatgggatatcactcatcatgaaggctaaggcatccgcatacgtccatgcatccgccttgatttgcttcatgagctccgccaccttctCGTCACTATCCGTTAGGATacgcatgtcacccgccatatgtagcggccTGGGATTCCAGACTGAAGGAAAACCCAATGGTTCgccatcctttatcttcacgtagaagaatctcTCATCCCAGCTATGGACATTAGACATTTTGTCGCTAAAGGGCGAATATACTCCGAACTTGGCGAACGTGAGATAAGATTCGGACTTCCTCTTtgagggtttgtgaaaagctcggAAGATACGGCCCGTATATACAACTCCTAAATTCGAGGCGAGAT includes these proteins:
- the LOC136210020 gene encoding uncharacterized protein isoform X1, whose protein sequence is MPCGCKEDIINLTKKYFELPDTEKVKKWVLASIGHKWKEFKHDLKNKHFQPEKTKEAIENNVPTGVFPEQWNKLVQYWFSEKSLVNFLKNITNILFSLYYLLETNLIVIIVIFRSFQKKARRHGQKIIHYIPLDQRVLQERKTNMRWFMENNPGKLNFLELLTRDKMEVSLIIKHKSLWGLSKANHALAETRRKFLEAEARKKDQAVNPQTITGKRPAETVVEPPLKKRKPNTTRVPKLIADAMRSARPVGEIAQTAKPDIGGYWSTKLGAQGSFENETILNDLDEALGQVGEVQRNYNQTPGSIHVQKGKTELLSLYARLRTLENELLQNVADKATIERLEKEIAEANSSIASLNAGLASANANLASATAALFLRDEEIKNLKAKIASDAKSHEDALGEAEYTAGVQAFYYGEMLMAYFSLAHPETNFTDPQFAVPEPEDVAKFNKMPDAKEYLRDYVRRWMKGPMEETKPSTTVTLDEVEEVPPEAGEGSIPDQTLPLDHQASAMSKQAAKEDAPIVT
- the LOC136210020 gene encoding uncharacterized protein isoform X2; translation: MSNVHSWDERFFYVKIKDGEPLGFPSVWNPRPLHMAGDMRILTDSDEKVAELMKQIKADAWTYADALAFMMSDIPLIRREGDQFIYSKITQFDQGTFHFFMNLDYFNVFFGRGLSKANHALAETRRKFLEAEARKKDQAVNPQTITGKRPAETVVEPPLKKRKPNTTRVPKLIADAMRSARPVGEIAQTAKPDIGGYWSTKLGAQGSFENETILNDLDEALGQVGEVQRNYNQTPGSIHVQKGKTELLSLYARLRTLENELLQNVADKATIERLEKEIAEANSSIASLNAGLASANANLASATAALFLRDEEIKNLKAKIASDAKSHEDALGEAEYTAGVQAFYYGEMLMAYFSLAHPETNFTDPQFAVPEPEDVAKFNKMPDAKEYLRDYVRRWMKGPMEETKPSTTVTLDEVEEVPPEAGEGSIPDQTLPLDHQASAMSKQAAKEDAPIVT
- the LOC136210020 gene encoding uncharacterized protein isoform X3 gives rise to the protein MSNVHSWDERFFYVKIKDGEPLGFPSVWNPRPLHMAGDMRILTDSDEKVAELMKQIKADAWTYADALAFMMSDIPLIRREGDQFIYSKITQFDQETRRKFLEAEARKKDQAVNPQTITGKRPAETVVEPPLKKRKPNTTRVPKLIADAMRSARPVGEIAQTAKPDIGGYWSTKLGAQGSFENETILNDLDEALGQVGEVQRNYNQTPGSIHVQKGKTELLSLYARLRTLENELLQNVADKATIERLEKEIAEANSSIASLNAGLASANANLASATAALFLRDEEIKNLKAKIASDAKSHEDALGEAEYTAGVQAFYYGEMLMAYFSLAHPETNFTDPQFAVPEPEDVAKFNKMPDAKEYLRDYVRRWMKGPMEETKPSTTVTLDEVEEVPPEAGEGSIPDQTLPLDHQASAMSKQAAKEDAPIVT